The proteins below are encoded in one region of Raphanus sativus cultivar WK10039 unplaced genomic scaffold, ASM80110v3 Scaffold0753, whole genome shotgun sequence:
- the LOC108831036 gene encoding uncharacterized protein LOC108831036, translated as MKSEQELQSSTQASQESQGEQKLNQSIDAPPIQDAVSVSASSNDSRKVSRQDIELVQNLIERCLQLYMNKEEVVKTLLTRARIEPAFTSLVWQKLEEGNAEFFRAYYIRLKLKKQIVIFNQLLEHQYHLMKYPPVPPKIPLAPMPNGMHTMAPVVGMQIGYPVLQHPQMHVQGHPHIAAATAMSSCHVVNGVPAPAHLQPLRMNSTNENVEDANLQVVPPSSGEMAVSPASVASSGHFPFADSDMVMDTSVLDSEFTADVVGADGGGGTGDTTESFDQIPWDFSLSDLTADLSNWRK; from the exons ATGAAGAGCGAACAG GAACTACAATCTTCCACTCAAGCTTCACAAGAGTCCCAAGGTGAACAGAAACTTAACCAATCTATAGATGCTCCTCCTATACAAGATGCCGTTTCTGTATCTGCTTCAAGCAATGATAGTAGGAAAGTCTCAAGACAAGATATTGAACTC GTCCAGAATTTGATAGAAAGATGTCTTCAGTTGTACATGAACAAAGAAGAGGTGGTGAAGACCCTCTTGACTCGGGCAAGGATAGAACCTGCCTTTACTAGCTTGG TTTGGCAGAAACTAGAAGAAGGAAACGCAGAGTTTTTCAGGGCTTATTACATAAGGTTGAAGCTAAAGAAGCAAATAGTTATATTCAATCAGTTGCTTGAGCACCAGTACCATCTCATGAAGTATCCTCCTGTTCCTCCAAAGATTCCTCTGGCACCTATGCCAAACGGAATGCATACCATGGCACCTG TAGTTGGCATGCAAATAGGATATCCAGTACTACAACATCCTCAAATGCATGTTCAAGGCCATCCCCATATCGCTGCTGCAACCGCAATGTCAAGCTGCCATGTTGTTAACGGAGTCCCTGCACCTGCGCATCTCCAGCCATTGAGGATGAACTCAACGAATGA AAACGTGGAAGATGCAAATCTTCAAGTGGTTCCACCAAGCAGTGGTGAGATGGCAGTGAGTCCAGCTTCTGTGGCATCAAGCGGACACTTTCCATTTGCTGATTCAGACATGGTAATGGACACTTCAGTGCTTGATTCTGAGTTCACTGCTGATGTTGTTGGAgcagatggaggaggaggaactgGGGATACCACAGAGTCATTTGATCAGATTCCCTGGGATTTTAGCCTTTCTGATCTCACTGCAGATCTGTCAAACTGGAGAAAATGA